TCCGGCACGACGTCGATCGCCGCCGCGGCCGTCGGGGGCGGCGGCGCGGTGCGGAGCCGGTCCACGGTGACCGTCCCCGGCCCCGCGTGCGCGTGCTCGCCCGTCCCGCCGCGCAGCGGGAGCAGCAGCGCCGGCGCGATCAGCAGCGCCGCGACGACGAGCGCCGCGATCACGCCTGCTCCCGCGCGTCGCGCAGCGCCTTGGCCCGGACCAGGCAGTCCGAGCAGGTCTCGGCGAACCAGTCGCAGTCGGTGGGTTCGGTGACCGTCAGCCGCAGCCCGCACAACGCCTCGCGCGCCTGCCCCGGGTAGGGGCGCTGCTCCGGGGACAAGGCGTGCCGCTCGCCCTGCGCCGGACGCCAGTACGCGACCGGGCCGGCTGACCTGATGAACACCGCGAACCTCCTCGTTCGTCGCCGCGGACGGCGGTGCGCGGCGCGGAACCACCGGGAGGAATCCGGGGCATTCCGGTCCGCCGCGTCGTTCGCGCACCACGATCGACATCCGAAACGAAACCGTGTACCTGAACGATAAAGAGAGTTCATTCCACAAGGAACTACCCATTCGGATGATCTTGATTGCCTTCGGGTCCCGGCACTGGAAGAACTGGTGGTGATCACACAATTCGCTCGAAAGGCCACCGATGAGCATCACCGGCCCGCCCGTCGCCCGGCTGCAGCTGGGCCGGCTTCTGCGGGACATGCGCGAGAGCTGCGGAAAGACCCAGGAACAGGCCGCGATCGCACTGGAATGCACCAAACCGAAAATCAGCAAGATCGAGACGGGCAAGGCCACCATCGGACCGGGAGATGTCCGGCTGCTCATCGACTGCTACGGGGTGGCGGGCGACTCCGCGGACACCGTTGTGCAACTCGCCCGCCAAGCGCGGAAACGGAATCACATTCGCGTTCCCGATTGGGCGCAGCGATTCATCGCGATGGAAAGCATCGCCGCCACGATCTCGACGTACGAGTCGGAACTCGTGCCCGCGCTGTTCCGCACCCCCGAGTACGCGAAGGCCGTCGGGCTCGCCACCGACCCGCGCCGCGACGCCGACGAGCTCGAACGGCTCGTCACCATCAACGCCGACCGCCAATCGGTGCTCAGCAAGGACGAACCGCCGGTGCTCACCTCCGTGCTCAACGAAGCCGTGCTGCGCCGCCAGGTCGGCGGCTGCGCCGTGATGCACAAGCAGCTCGCCCACCTGCGCGACCTCACCGAGCGGCCGAACATCACGGTGCAGGTGCTGCCGTTCGGCACCGGCGCGCACGCCGCGATGGGCACCACCTTCCACCTGCTGCGCTTCGAGCAGCCCACCCCCGGCTCGCTGGTCTACATCGAGAACCTGGTCAACGCCGACTACCTCGACGGGCCCGCCCAGACCGACTGGTACGACACCGCGTTCACCCGGCTCCGCGCGGCGGCGCTGAGCCCCGGCGACACCGCCACCTTCCTCGACGAATCGCTCTGACCGCCGGCGGGAAGACCGGCTCCCCCGGCGGCAACCGGAGCCGGGCCTGACGCGTGCGCAAGAATGATCCCGCGGCGACGGGGAAGATCTTCTTGAGGACGGTGTCGTGGAGCCCAGCAGCCCGATCCGCTCGGACGGAACACCCGGGGAAAGACCGGGGGCGCCGCCGAGCCGTCCGCTCGACGCGCTGCCCGCCCCCGCGGCACGCCGCGCCCGGTGGATCGCGCACGTGGTGGCGCTGCTGCTCGGCGCGGCCGGCCTGAGCTGCGCGCTCGCGCTGCCGTTCGCCCCGGTGTGGGCCGACCGCAGCGAGGTGAGCTGGCCCGCCGCCGACGAACCCGCCGTGTCCACCACCGCCCTGCTCGCCCCGTACCGGCCCGCCCAGTTCACCGCGAACGTCCCGTGCCCCGTGCTGCGGTCCGCGCTGGACCGGCCGGATCCGACGATGGTGCTCGCGACGGTGCCGCCGGGAAGCGACCGCGACGGCCTGCTGCTGAGCGCCGAAGGCGGCACCCCGAAGCTGATCATGGGCGAGCGCGCCGTGGCGCTGCCGCCGCTGCCCGCCGACTGCGACCTCACCGTCCGCGCCGACGCCCAGCGCTCCACGATCACCGTCGGGACGCTGCCGCCGATCGCGCTGCCCGGCGTGCCCGCGCCGGAGATCTTCACGTTCAGCACCGGGCTGCCACCGGAGCAGGCCGCGGAGCTGTCGGTCACGGCCCGCACCTACACCTGGTTCGAGACGGCCCCGACGTCGCTGAAGCTGTCCTTGACCGGGTTCGCGATCGTGCTGGCCGCCGCGTCGTTGCTGCTGCTCATCGCGCACACCCCGCCGACGTGGGCGGGAATCCGGCGAGCAGCCCTCCGTCGCATCCGCTTCGACCTCTCGCTATTACTCCTGATTGATGCCGCTGTCGCCGTGGTGCTGGCGTTGTGGCTGGTCATCGGGCCGATCAGCGACGACGACGGCTTCGCGATGCTGACCATCCGCAACCACGCCGCGACCGGCGACATCGGCAACTTCTACCGCTGGTTCAACGCCTCGGAGGCGCCGTTCACGCTGGTGCAGCACCTGATGCGCTGGGTCTCGGAGTACAGCCTGGCCCCGGCGTGGCTGCGGGTGCCGAGCGTCGTCGCCGGAATGCTCACCTGGCTGGTGCTCAGCCACGGCATAGTCGCCCCGCTGTGCCGGGGCGTCCGGCGGGCCGGGGTGCACCTGCTGACCGCGGTGTTCTTCCTGGCCTGCTGGCTGCCGTTCGACCTCGGCATCCGGCCGGAGGCGTTCGTCGCGCTCGGCACCGCCGCCGTTCTCGCGCTGCTGCTGCGCGCCACCGCTCCCGGCGTGCGGGCTCCGTTCGGCCACCTCGGCGGGGCCGCGCTGCTGGCGGGGCTCACCGTCGCGGTCACGCCCACCGGGATCGCGGCGGTGCTGATCGTGCTGATGTTCGCGCCGCGGATCTGGCGGCTCCTGTTGCTGCCGGGCGAGCTGCCGCGCTGGATGGCGGTGCCGACGCGCGCCGTGCTGCTGTGCTGCCTCGGGTCGGTCGGCGTGGTCGCGATGTTCGCGGACTCCACCTGGACCGGCTTCGCGCGGGCCACCGCGATCCACAACGAGTTCGGGCCGAACCTCGGCTGGTACGAGGAGATCGAGCGCTACTCGTCGCTGCTGGGGACCAGCACGTGGGGCACCGCGAGCAAGCGGCTCGCGGTGCTGCTCGTGCTCGCCGCCGTGCTGCTGGCCGCGGCCGGGGTGCTGCGGCGGCTGCACCGCGCGGTGCGGATGCCGGAACTGCCGCTGCTGATCGGCGCGGTGCTGGCGGTGTTCGCGACGCTGTGGCTGACGCCGTCGAAGTGGACGCACCACTTCGGCGCGCTCGCCGGGGTCGCGCCCGCGCTGGTGGCGGCGACGGTGGTGCTGCTGGCCCGGGTCGGTTCGTTGCCCAACGCCCGCCGGGAGGCCCGGCAGCTCGGCGTCGCCGGTGCGGTGGCCGGTGCCGGGGCGGCTGCGCTGGCGTTCCAGGGACCGAACTCGTGGTGGCAGTACTCGGACTTCGGCGTGCCGTGGTCGGACACGGCGACCCGTCCGCTGGACCTGCCGCTGGACGGTCCGCTGCCGTGGCTGCTGGCGGCGGTGCTGGTCGGCGTCGTCGCGTTCGGGCTGGTGCGGCTGCGGGCGCTGGCGGGGGCGTGGACGCTGCCCGCGACGGCGCTGTTCACGACGTCGGCGCTGGTGATGGTCGCGGTGCTGATCGGCTCGTTCCTGCAGGCTCCCGCGCACGCGGGCGCGTTCTCCGTCGGGCGCTCCAGCTGGGACAGCGTGCGGGCGCGCAGCTGCGGCATCGAGAACGAGGTGGAGACGCTGCCGCTGGCCGAGGACGGCACGCTCGCCCTCACCGCGGGACCGCTGGACGACACCGAGCAGGACGCGCCGGACGAGACGCGCCGCGAACCCGCCGGTTTCGTCGCCAACCAGGGCCGTCCCGGCCGGCCCCCGCAGGAACCGCTGCTGCGCCGCCCGCCGGACGAGCTCGCGCTGCGCCCCACCGGCGCCGAGGCCGAGCCCACCGACGCGAGCCCGCTGATGTGGGACAGCCTCGCCGACGGCCCGCGCACCACCGGCGAGGTCACCACCGGCTGGTTCGAGCTGCCCGCGCTGCGCTCCGGCCAGGAGCTGTCGGTGTGGGTCGCCGGGCGCCCCGAGCAGGGCAACGACCTGCGCGTGGAGTTCGGCCAGAACACCGCGGGCCCCGAAGCCGCCGATCAGGTGCGCGCGCTGGGTTCCCGCGAGCTGCGCGATCCGCCGCCGCGCCAGCTCCCGTTCGACGACCCGCGGATGGGCCGCGCCGCCGACTGGCGCGACTTCCGCCCCTGGCGGCTGATCACCGTCGACGCCGCCGACCTGCCCGCGGGCGCGGACCGGGTGCGGCTGCGCGCCACCGACGCCACCACCGACGAGCAGGGCTGGCTGGCGTTCGGCGGGCCCGCCGTGCGCGACGTGGTGCCGCTGCGCGACGTGCTCGACGGCGGTGTTCCGGCGCTGGTCGACTGGCCGATCAGCTTCCTGTTCCCCTGCTACGTGGACTACCCGCGCGTCTCGCACGGCACCGCCGACAGCCCCGGCCTGCTCATCACCCCGCCCGGCGGGGAGGGCTCGATGGCGTTCGACCCGTCCTACGGCGGCGTGTTCACCGGAGTTCCCGCCCAATCCCGCAGGTGGGAGACGCCGAGCAGGCTGCGCGGCGATCCCGGCTTCACCTGGGGCCACGTGCTGTCGGTGAGCTACGACCTGGACCGCGACGTCTACGACCGGACGACCCGCCGAGTGCGCCAAGGCGGCGCGGACGGCGACGGCGAGTACCCGTTCGAGGAGGGGAACCTGCATCCGTGATCGCGCCCGCCGCACCCGCCGATCCGGTGACGCGCCGAGCCGCCGCAAGCCCGTGATCACCGCGTTCGCCGGGCCGACGCATAACGATCACACGATCTCGGTGCGAAAGTCCCCGCGGATGCGCAAAACTGGCCACGCCGGGCACCTGCGGCGTTCCGCGCCCGGAAGGCCCGCGACGGGTCCCCGGCGGCCGGGCAACCGATCAGCCGCGCTCGGCGTCCACGCAGGGCGAGCGGTGATGAGGGGGAGTCAGGTGGCCGAAACGATCAGCCCAGCGGTGCCGGTGCCGTCGCACCAGCGGACCGAGGAGGCGGCAACGGGTTCGCTCATCTCCTACGTGCTCCCGGTCTACAACGAGCAGGACGGCATCCGCCGCTTCCACCGCGAGCTGATCGCCGCCATCGACACCCGGCCGGACTTCGACTACGAGTTCATCTACGTCAACGACGGGTCCGCCGACGATTCCCTGGCCGTGCTGCGGAAACTGGCCGAGGCCGACCCGCGGGTGCGGGTGCTGGACTTCGCCCGCAACTTCGGCCATCAGATCGCCATCACCGCGGGACTCGACCACGCCGAGGGCGACGCGGTGATCGTGATGGACACCGACCTGCAGGACCCGCCGCGCGTCAGCATCGAGATGATCGACGCGTGGACGCGGGGCGCGGAGATCGTGTCGGCGCGGCGCCGCACCCGCCGCGACACCCGCTTCAAGCGGCTCACCGCGCACTCCTACTACCGCCTGCTGCACAACCTGGCCGAAGTGGACATTCCCGTCGACACCGGGGATTTCCGGCTGCTGGACCGCCGGGCCGCGGAGGAGCTGCGCGGGTTCCGCGAACGCAGCAGGTTCATCCGCGGCATGGTCGCCTCGATGGGGTTCCAGCAGACCGAGGTGTTGTTCGACCGGGACGAGCGAGCCGCGGGCGAGACGAAGTACCCGCTGCGCAAGATGGTGCGGTTAGCCGCCGACGGGGTCACCGGGTTCTCCACCGCCCCGCTGAAGCTGATCACCCGCATCGGGTTCCTCAGCCTCGCGCTGGCCGCGCTGGGCATCCTCTACGCCGTGGCGATGCGGGTGTTCCTGCCGCAGGTCACCGTGTCCGGCTGGACCATGATCATGGTGGTGATGCTGTTCCTCGGCGGCGTGCAGATGCTCTCGCTCGGCGTGATCGGCAGCTACGTCGGGCGCATCTACGACGAGGTGCGCCAGCGCCCGCTCTACATCGTGCGCAAGGTGATCCGGCATGACCAGGGTTGAGCCGCGCCCGCCGAGGCTGCCGCGGCCCAGCCGCGCCCTGGTGCTCTACGGGATCATCGGCGTCAGCGGCGTCACCCTCGACTACCTGGTGTTCCTGCTGCTGTTCAACACCGTCGGCCTGCACGAGCAGCTCGCGAACGCGATCAGCACCAGCATCGGCATCGCGAACAACTTCGCGCTCAACGCCTGGTTGAACTTCCGCACCACGGACCGGTTGCCGCTGCGCTTCGCCCGGTTCTACAGCGTCGGGCTCGCCGGGATGGCGCTGACGTTCCTGCTGCTGCACCTGGGCTCCGCGGTGCTCGGGCTGAACCCGAACCTGGTGAAGGCCGCCGCGATCCCGCTGGTCGTGGTCCTGCAATACCTGATCAACAAGAGATGGAGTTTCGGAT
This window of the Saccharopolyspora gloriosae genome carries:
- a CDS encoding zinc finger protein, with product MFIRSAGPVAYWRPAQGERHALSPEQRPYPGQAREALCGLRLTVTEPTDCDWFAETCSDCLVRAKALRDAREQA
- a CDS encoding helix-turn-helix domain-containing protein, whose product is MSITGPPVARLQLGRLLRDMRESCGKTQEQAAIALECTKPKISKIETGKATIGPGDVRLLIDCYGVAGDSADTVVQLARQARKRNHIRVPDWAQRFIAMESIAATISTYESELVPALFRTPEYAKAVGLATDPRRDADELERLVTINADRQSVLSKDEPPVLTSVLNEAVLRRQVGGCAVMHKQLAHLRDLTERPNITVQVLPFGTGAHAAMGTTFHLLRFEQPTPGSLVYIENLVNADYLDGPAQTDWYDTAFTRLRAAALSPGDTATFLDESL
- a CDS encoding GtrA family protein, with product MTRVEPRPPRLPRPSRALVLYGIIGVSGVTLDYLVFLLLFNTVGLHEQLANAISTSIGIANNFALNAWLNFRTTDRLPLRFARFYSVGLAGMALTFLLLHLGSAVLGLNPNLVKAAAIPLVVVLQYLINKRWSFG
- a CDS encoding arabinosyltransferase domain-containing protein, which translates into the protein MEPSSPIRSDGTPGERPGAPPSRPLDALPAPAARRARWIAHVVALLLGAAGLSCALALPFAPVWADRSEVSWPAADEPAVSTTALLAPYRPAQFTANVPCPVLRSALDRPDPTMVLATVPPGSDRDGLLLSAEGGTPKLIMGERAVALPPLPADCDLTVRADAQRSTITVGTLPPIALPGVPAPEIFTFSTGLPPEQAAELSVTARTYTWFETAPTSLKLSLTGFAIVLAAASLLLLIAHTPPTWAGIRRAALRRIRFDLSLLLLIDAAVAVVLALWLVIGPISDDDGFAMLTIRNHAATGDIGNFYRWFNASEAPFTLVQHLMRWVSEYSLAPAWLRVPSVVAGMLTWLVLSHGIVAPLCRGVRRAGVHLLTAVFFLACWLPFDLGIRPEAFVALGTAAVLALLLRATAPGVRAPFGHLGGAALLAGLTVAVTPTGIAAVLIVLMFAPRIWRLLLLPGELPRWMAVPTRAVLLCCLGSVGVVAMFADSTWTGFARATAIHNEFGPNLGWYEEIERYSSLLGTSTWGTASKRLAVLLVLAAVLLAAAGVLRRLHRAVRMPELPLLIGAVLAVFATLWLTPSKWTHHFGALAGVAPALVAATVVLLARVGSLPNARREARQLGVAGAVAGAGAAALAFQGPNSWWQYSDFGVPWSDTATRPLDLPLDGPLPWLLAAVLVGVVAFGLVRLRALAGAWTLPATALFTTSALVMVAVLIGSFLQAPAHAGAFSVGRSSWDSVRARSCGIENEVETLPLAEDGTLALTAGPLDDTEQDAPDETRREPAGFVANQGRPGRPPQEPLLRRPPDELALRPTGAEAEPTDASPLMWDSLADGPRTTGEVTTGWFELPALRSGQELSVWVAGRPEQGNDLRVEFGQNTAGPEAADQVRALGSRELRDPPPRQLPFDDPRMGRAADWRDFRPWRLITVDAADLPAGADRVRLRATDATTDEQGWLAFGGPAVRDVVPLRDVLDGGVPALVDWPISFLFPCYVDYPRVSHGTADSPGLLITPPGGEGSMAFDPSYGGVFTGVPAQSRRWETPSRLRGDPGFTWGHVLSVSYDLDRDVYDRTTRRVRQGGADGDGEYPFEEGNLHP
- a CDS encoding glycosyltransferase family 2 protein, whose translation is MAETISPAVPVPSHQRTEEAATGSLISYVLPVYNEQDGIRRFHRELIAAIDTRPDFDYEFIYVNDGSADDSLAVLRKLAEADPRVRVLDFARNFGHQIAITAGLDHAEGDAVIVMDTDLQDPPRVSIEMIDAWTRGAEIVSARRRTRRDTRFKRLTAHSYYRLLHNLAEVDIPVDTGDFRLLDRRAAEELRGFRERSRFIRGMVASMGFQQTEVLFDRDERAAGETKYPLRKMVRLAADGVTGFSTAPLKLITRIGFLSLALAALGILYAVAMRVFLPQVTVSGWTMIMVVMLFLGGVQMLSLGVIGSYVGRIYDEVRQRPLYIVRKVIRHDQG